In Calypte anna isolate BGI_N300 chromosome Z, bCalAnn1_v1.p, whole genome shotgun sequence, the following are encoded in one genomic region:
- the RUSC2 gene encoding iporin isoform X1: MDSPPKLTGETLIVHHIPLVHCQVPDRQCCSMNKRTNPFCQPELSITRTSALPDRDLSQTDSLVYSSFLQTSETSAEASDNKEGKARDLIAPSVSKRHNPFLLTEGEDLSIFGDDLGEKSFHLHNSLVSGKPPFHLHELALPPFHLHDSNDIVKSWNMASRSGVVDGQEDKISSDDIQKRNNANRCHQSSECMELDECSCHHGSSSNFSFDVGDQEWNQNAGEPQRNQDALHSRTCSCSSSELQHCRCYSSSSQSEVIDQQMGYISDSSCNSSDGVLVNFSALYNKMNSHSRSNLNSANLSCDSSFCSHSDTGAFYLDLHSSPTESKMSCESHHPESSGKVCGCQHSSSPVLDANCNSYHLHCEPCTSESSDLTACFQSQARLIVATQNYYKLVTCDLSSQSSPSPAGSSITSCSEDHTKGSPAQPTEYYLFRRPDLRQEESNVECNEEEAKVEATKNMIEGQVYVNVSPPNLNTSRQRSRSYDQNLDRSPGSRLGSLERMVSCPVKLSESPAIPIQSSPPKRVTSFAELAKGRKKNGNSPPLRSNGDSSLEFSPIPETQRDCPTFLEERARRSQSLPPMPFINGLNQSCEGFCLNHAFGDSQALCSTKDLVSNEKVPSGHGAGEQASLSLLKAADASFSGGSASGHGQRDVRARADGGGTDSKPVVRYSKDQRPTTLPIQPFVFQHHFSKPTKARALHSHFASSLSQLYSLSSHRPGSQQISSSSQSSATSAELSGVAGSQAPSTLLTQRSVDGAASRSDGCSKKPGPETTRPSPLGSYSPVRCNVPFFQSGDSSASPTTERAGESQPPRSRSCPISASLLPARSSPALTAVQPSQATKADALRQKENPKPVPKKEVPLEPRPLLSEYQLHSGSLLPLSMGNMPLSRVGGHADPHWRSGSETSSSGPLSSMGIRPLNANHLSPQALKWREYRRRNPLGLDHVSGLPSLAGSLDRRQQEPRLNQGNPNFELPGTLNTSHFHCKLNGQSMRQLQLTYTDFFPDYFSLAEKPPAEFCLSPDGNTESVSIDLLQKKGLVKAINTAVDLIVAHFGTSRDPGVKAKLGNSSVSPNVGHLILKYLCPAVRDILSDGLKAYVLDMIIGQRRNIPWSVVEASTQLGPSTKLLHSLYSKISQYTELTNHTMRFNAFIFGLLNIRSLEFWFNHLYNHEDIILAHYQPVGFLCLSHSVCQPLFEELLLLLQPLSLLPFNLDLLFEYHLMQMGKEQQQQKELLRVKQDLLLSAHSTLQLMRTRGSSEDPDGCSTTSDACRGVARDGTPGLSPQKDASERVKGVGASCGDGDREEEQRKVQESAWEGKKDKQAGWWYQLMQSSQIYIEGSTEGSKFTRCEKKKKDSNAVSKSVETCKAPPPREGVVEGAEACPIEEGTLEERPKAASKPSPEAVEESLEKPQQVLVSEEVKERSWPFWMGSPPDSVLTELKRSKEKGAQQRVGAAAAAAPQEESGTRASEDSQPIKWGHLFGSRKVQKEPKQPNRLPSGWLSLDKSVFQLVAQTVGASMWKETAPEVEPPQPEPPEMPSKVRAARGLSPHPPCEVKALCHHIATEAGQLSFNKGDILQVISKVDGDWLQCSLGSEKGLVPIMYVTHPEDEDY; the protein is encoded by the exons ATGGATAGTCCACCCAAACTGACTGGTGAGACGCTGATTGTCCATCACATTCCCCTGGTGCATTGCCAGGTCCCTGATAGACAGTGCTGCTCCATGAACAAGAGGACCAACCCCTTCTGCCAGCCAGAGCTCAGCATTACACGGACCTCTGCCCTTCCAGACAGAGACCTTTCACAGACTGACTCCTTGGTGTACAGCAGCTTTCTCCAGACCTCCGAAACCTCAGCAGAGGCCTCGGACAACAAAGAAGGCAAAGCAAGGGATTTGATTGCCCCCAGTGTCAGTAAGCGACACAACCCTTTCCTGCTGACTGAGGGTGAAGACCTCAGCATCTTTGGGGATGATTTGGGTGAAAAATCTTTTCACCTTCACAACTCACTTGTGTCTGGCAAACCTCCCTTTCATCTGCATGAGCTGGCCTTGCCCCCTTTCCACCTTCACGACTCCAACGACATTGTGAAATCCTGgaacatggccagcaggtccgGAGTGGTAGATGGACAGGAAGACAAGATCAGCAGTGATGACATCCAGAAGAGGAACAACGCCAACAGGTGCCACCAATCCTCAGAATGCATGGAGCTGGATGAATGCAGCTGCCATCATGGCAGCTCCTCCAACTTCTCCTTTGATGTTGGTGACCAGGAGTGGAACCAGAACGCAGGTGAACCGCAGAGGAACCAGGATGCTCTGCACAGCCGGACATGCAGCTGTTCCAGCTCAGAGCTCCAGCACTGCCGGTGCTACAGTTCATCAAGTCAGTCTGAAGTGATTGACCAACAGATGGGCTACATCAGTGACTCTTCCTGCAACAGCTCTGATGGGGTTCTGGTGAACTTCAGTGCTCTCTACAACAAAATGAATAGCCATTCTCGATCCAACCTGAATTCAGCCAACCTGTCTTGTGACTCTTCCTTCTGCAGCCACTCAGACACAGGAGCTTTTTACCTGGATTTGCATTCATCACCCACTGAATCCAAGATGTCTTGCGAGTCTCATCACCCAGAGAGTTCAGGGAAGGTGTGTGGGTGTCAGCACTCCTCCTCACCTGTCCTTGATGCTAACTGCAACTCCTACCACCTCCACTGTGAGCCTTGCACTTCAGAGAGCTCAGACCTCACTGCCTGCTTTCAGAGCCAAGCACGGCTGATTGTGGCTACTCAGAATTATTATAAGTTAGTCACGTGTGACTTGTCTTCCCAGTCATCCCCCAGTCCAGCAGGATCTTCAATAACTAGCTGCTCGGAAGACCACACCAAAGGtagccctgcccagcccactGAATACTATCTGTTTAGAAGGCCTGACCTGAGACAAGAAGAAAGCAATGTGGAGTGCAATGAAGAGGAAGCAAAGGTAGAAGCCACCAAGAACATGATTGAAGGTCAGGTCTACGTCAACGTTTCACCACCTAACCTCAACACAAGCCGGCAGCGCTCCAGAAGCTATGATCAGAACCTGGACAGGAGCCctggcagcaggctgggctCCTTGGAGCGCATGGTGAGCTGCCCAGTCAAGCTGAGTGAAAGTCCAGCAATACCCATCCAGAGTTCCCCACCGAAGCGAGTGACATCTTTTGCTGAGCTGGCTAAAGGCCGGAAAAAGAATGGCAACTCCCCACCACTCCGGTCCAATGGTGATTCCTCCTTGGAGTTCTCCCCTATCCCTGAGACACAACGGGATTGCCCAACCTTCCTTGAAGAAAGAGCTCGCCGCAGCCAGAGTCTTCCACCCATGCCCTTCATCAATGGCCTGAACCAGAGCTGTGAGGGCTTCTGTTTGAATCATGCTTTTGGAGACAGCCAGGCTTTGTGTTCCACCAAAGACTTGGTCTCCAATGAGAAGGTCCCCAGTGGGCATGGGGCAGGTGAGCAAGcctctctctccctgctgaaggcagcagatgCCAGCTTCTCAGGTGGCTCTGCCAGTGGCCACGGACAAAGAGATGTTAGAGCCCGAGCAGACG GTGGTGGCACAGACAGCAAGCCTGTGGTGCGCTACAGCAAGGACCAGCGTCCCACCACTCTGCCCATCCAGCCCTTCGTTTTCCAGCACCATTTTAGCAAGCCGACCAAGGCCCGTGCCCTGCACAGCCATTTTGCCTCCAGCCTTTCCCAACTTTACAGCTTGTCCAGCCACCGGCCTGGCAGCCAGCAGATCTCTTCCAGTTCCCAGTCTTCAGCCACCTCAGCAGAGCTGTCGGGAGTGGCGGGGAGCCAAGCCCCCAGCACGCTGCTGACCCAGCGCTCGGTGGATGGAGCTGCCTCCCGCAGTGATGGCTGCAGTAAGAAGCCTGGTCCCGAGACAACCCGGCCATCTCCCCTGGGGAGTTACTCTCCTGTGAGATGCAACGTGCCTTTCTTCCAAAGCGGAGACTCCTCTGCCTCGCCCACTACCGAGAGAGCTGGAGAGAGCCAGCCCCCCAGGAGCAGGTCGTGCCCCATCTCTGCCAGCCTGCTTCCTGCCAGGTCTTCCCCTGCTCTCACTGCCGTGCAGCCCTCCCAGGCCACCAAAGCTGATGCCCTGAGGCAAAAGGAGAACCCCAAGCCAGTTCCCAAGAAGGAGGTGCCGCTggagccaaggccactgctgtCCGAGTACCAGCTGCACAGTGggtccctcctgcccctctcgATGGGCAATATGCCCCTGAGCAGAGTAGGAGGCCATGCAGATCCCCACTGGAGAAGTGGCAGTGAGACCAGCAGCTCTGGTCCCCTGAGCAGCATGGGAATACGGCCCCTCAATG CGAACCACCTCTCCCCCCAAGCACTGAAGTGGCGGGAGTACAGGCGGAGGAACCCGCTGGGTCTGGACCATGTTTCGGGGCTGCCCAGCTTGGCAGGCAGCCTAGACCGGAGGCAGCAAGAGCCTCGGCTGAACCAGGGGAACCCCAACTTTGAGCTCCCTGGCACTCTCAACACCAGCCATTTCCACTGCAAACTGAACG GACAGTCTATGAGGCAACTCCAGCTTACCTACACTGACTTCTTCCCTGACTACTTCTCGCTAGCAGAGAAACCCCCTGCTGAGTTCTGCCTCTCCCCAGATGGCAACACAGAGTCTGTCTCCATTGACTTGCTGCAGAAGAAAG GTCTGGTGAAGGCAATCAACACTGCTGTTGACCTGATTGTGGCTCACTTTGGAACCAGCAGGGATCCAGGAGTGAAG GCTAAACTTGGGAACAGCTCTGTGAGCCCCAACGTGGGGCATCTCATCCTGAAATATCTATGCCCTGCTGTCCGGGATATCCTGAGTGATGGGCTCAAGGCTTATGTCCTAGACATGATCATTGGCCAGCGGAGGAACATCCCCTGGAGCGTGGTGGAGGCATCCACCCAGCTTG GCCCCTCTACCAAGTTGCTGCACAGCCTCTATAGCAAGATCAGCCAGTACACAGAACTCACCAACCACACCATGAGGTTCAACGCATTCATCTTTGGCCTCCTCAA tATCCGATCCTTGGAGTTCTGGTTCAACCACCTCTACAACCATGAAG ATATCATCCTGGCACACTACCAGCCGGTGGGCTTCTTGTGCCTCTCTCATAGTGTGTGCCAGCCTCTTTTTGAggagctcctgctcctgctccagccgctctccctgctgcccttcAACCTAGACCTCCTTTTTGAGTACCACCTGATGCAGATGGGCaaagagcaacagcagcaaaaggagcTGCTGCGTGTGAAGCAGgacctgctgctctctgcacaCTCCACCCTGCAGCTGATGCGGACGCGGGGCAGCAGTGAGGATCCTGATGGCTGCAGCACCACATCTGATGCCTGCAGGGGGGTTGCCAGAGATGGCACACCAGGGCTCAGCCCCCAGAAAGATGCCAGTGAGAGGGTCAAGGGTGTGGGGGCCTCCTGCGGTGATGGGGATagggaggaagagcagaggaaggtgcAAGAGAGTGcgtgggaagggaagaaggacaAGCAGGCTGGCTGGTGGTACCAGCTCATGCAGAGCTCTCAGATTTACATCGAGGGCTCAACTGAAGGTTCAAAGTTCACCCGCTgtgagaagaagaagaaggattCAAATGCCGTGTCCAAGTCAGTGGAGACCTGCAAGGCACCACCCCCTCGTGAAGGGGTGGTGGAGGGTGCAGAAGCTTGCCCCATTGAGGAGGGTACCTTGGAGGAGAGGCCCAAGGCTGCCAGCAAGCCAAGTCCTGAAGCTGTGGAAGAGTCTTTGGAAAAGCCCCAGCAGGTCCTGGTCAGTGAGGAGGTGAAGGAACGAAGCTGGCCCTTCTGGATGGGCAGCCCCCCAGACTCGGTGCTTACAGAGCTGAAGCGCAGCAAGGAGAAGGGGGCTCAGCAAAGAGtgggtgcagcagcagcagcagccccccaAGAGGAGAGCGGCACTAGAGCGTCAGAGGACAGCCAGCCCATCAAGTGGGGACACCTGTTTGGGTCCAGGAAGGTGCAAAAAGAGCCCAAGCAACCTAACAG GTTGCCTTCTGGCTGGCTGAGCTTGGACAAGTCTGTATTCCAGCTGGTGGCCCAGACAGTGGGGGCAAGCATGTGGAAAGAAACAGCTCCTGAGGTGGAACCTCCCCAGCCAGAGCCACCTGAAATGCCCTCCAAGGTGCGGGCAGCCCGGGGGCTGTCTCCACACCCTCCCTG TGAGGTGAAAGCTCTTTGCCATCACATTGCCACCGAGGCAGGACAGCTGAGTTTCAACAAAGGGGATATTCTGCAGGTCATCTCCAAAGTGGATGGTGACTGGCTTCAGTGCAGCCTCGGCTCCGAGAAGGGACTGGTGCCCATCATGTACGTCACCCACCCGGAGGATGAGGACTATTGA
- the RUSC2 gene encoding iporin isoform X3 encodes MDSPPKLTGETLIVHHIPLVHCQVPDRQCCSMNKRTNPFCQPELSITRTSALPDRDLSQTDSLVYSSFLQTSETSAEASDNKEGKARDLIAPSVSKRHNPFLLTEGEDLSIFGDDLGEKSFHLHNSLVSGKPPFHLHELALPPFHLHDSNDIVKSWNMASRSGVVDGQEDKISSDDIQKRNNANRCHQSSECMELDECSCHHGSSSNFSFDVGDQEWNQNAGEPQRNQDALHSRTCSCSSSELQHCRCYSSSSQSEVIDQQMGYISDSSCNSSDGVLVNFSALYNKMNSHSRSNLNSANLSCDSSFCSHSDTGAFYLDLHSSPTESKMSCESHHPESSGKVCGCQHSSSPVLDANCNSYHLHCEPCTSESSDLTACFQSQARLIVATQNYYKLVTCDLSSQSSPSPAGSSITSCSEDHTKGSPAQPTEYYLFRRPDLRQEESNVECNEEEAKVEATKNMIEGQVYVNVSPPNLNTSRQRSRSYDQNLDRSPGSRLGSLERMVSCPVKLSESPAIPIQSSPPKRVTSFAELAKGRKKNGNSPPLRSNGDSSLEFSPIPETQRDCPTFLEERARRSQSLPPMPFINGLNQSCEGFCLNHAFGDSQALCSTKDLVSNEKVPSGHGAGEQASLSLLKAADASFSGGSASGHGQRDVRARADGGGTDSKPVVRYSKDQRPTTLPIQPFVFQHHFSKPTKARALHSHFASSLSQLYSLSSHRPGSQQISSSSQSSATSAELSGVAGSQAPSTLLTQRSVDGAASRSDGCSKKPGPETTRPSPLGSYSPVRCNVPFFQSGDSSASPTTERAGESQPPRSRSCPISASLLPARSSPALTAVQPSQATKADALRQKENPKPVPKKEVPLEPRPLLSEYQLHSGSLLPLSMGNMPLSRVGGHADPHWRSGSETSSSGPLSSMGIRPLNGQSMRQLQLTYTDFFPDYFSLAEKPPAEFCLSPDGNTESVSIDLLQKKGLVKAINTAVDLIVAHFGTSRDPGVKAKLGNSSVSPNVGHLILKYLCPAVRDILSDGLKAYVLDMIIGQRRNIPWSVVEASTQLGPSTKLLHSLYSKISQYTELTNHTMRFNAFIFGLLNIRSLEFWFNHLYNHEDIILAHYQPVGFLCLSHSVCQPLFEELLLLLQPLSLLPFNLDLLFEYHLMQMGKEQQQQKELLRVKQDLLLSAHSTLQLMRTRGSSEDPDGCSTTSDACRGVARDGTPGLSPQKDASERVKGVGASCGDGDREEEQRKVQESAWEGKKDKQAGWWYQLMQSSQIYIEGSTEGSKFTRCEKKKKDSNAVSKSVETCKAPPPREGVVEGAEACPIEEGTLEERPKAASKPSPEAVEESLEKPQQVLVSEEVKERSWPFWMGSPPDSVLTELKRSKEKGAQQRVGAAAAAAPQEESGTRASEDSQPIKWGHLFGSRKVQKEPKQPNRLPSGWLSLDKSVFQLVAQTVGASMWKETAPEVEPPQPEPPEMPSKVRAARGLSPHPPCEVKALCHHIATEAGQLSFNKGDILQVISKVDGDWLQCSLGSEKGLVPIMYVTHPEDEDY; translated from the exons ATGGATAGTCCACCCAAACTGACTGGTGAGACGCTGATTGTCCATCACATTCCCCTGGTGCATTGCCAGGTCCCTGATAGACAGTGCTGCTCCATGAACAAGAGGACCAACCCCTTCTGCCAGCCAGAGCTCAGCATTACACGGACCTCTGCCCTTCCAGACAGAGACCTTTCACAGACTGACTCCTTGGTGTACAGCAGCTTTCTCCAGACCTCCGAAACCTCAGCAGAGGCCTCGGACAACAAAGAAGGCAAAGCAAGGGATTTGATTGCCCCCAGTGTCAGTAAGCGACACAACCCTTTCCTGCTGACTGAGGGTGAAGACCTCAGCATCTTTGGGGATGATTTGGGTGAAAAATCTTTTCACCTTCACAACTCACTTGTGTCTGGCAAACCTCCCTTTCATCTGCATGAGCTGGCCTTGCCCCCTTTCCACCTTCACGACTCCAACGACATTGTGAAATCCTGgaacatggccagcaggtccgGAGTGGTAGATGGACAGGAAGACAAGATCAGCAGTGATGACATCCAGAAGAGGAACAACGCCAACAGGTGCCACCAATCCTCAGAATGCATGGAGCTGGATGAATGCAGCTGCCATCATGGCAGCTCCTCCAACTTCTCCTTTGATGTTGGTGACCAGGAGTGGAACCAGAACGCAGGTGAACCGCAGAGGAACCAGGATGCTCTGCACAGCCGGACATGCAGCTGTTCCAGCTCAGAGCTCCAGCACTGCCGGTGCTACAGTTCATCAAGTCAGTCTGAAGTGATTGACCAACAGATGGGCTACATCAGTGACTCTTCCTGCAACAGCTCTGATGGGGTTCTGGTGAACTTCAGTGCTCTCTACAACAAAATGAATAGCCATTCTCGATCCAACCTGAATTCAGCCAACCTGTCTTGTGACTCTTCCTTCTGCAGCCACTCAGACACAGGAGCTTTTTACCTGGATTTGCATTCATCACCCACTGAATCCAAGATGTCTTGCGAGTCTCATCACCCAGAGAGTTCAGGGAAGGTGTGTGGGTGTCAGCACTCCTCCTCACCTGTCCTTGATGCTAACTGCAACTCCTACCACCTCCACTGTGAGCCTTGCACTTCAGAGAGCTCAGACCTCACTGCCTGCTTTCAGAGCCAAGCACGGCTGATTGTGGCTACTCAGAATTATTATAAGTTAGTCACGTGTGACTTGTCTTCCCAGTCATCCCCCAGTCCAGCAGGATCTTCAATAACTAGCTGCTCGGAAGACCACACCAAAGGtagccctgcccagcccactGAATACTATCTGTTTAGAAGGCCTGACCTGAGACAAGAAGAAAGCAATGTGGAGTGCAATGAAGAGGAAGCAAAGGTAGAAGCCACCAAGAACATGATTGAAGGTCAGGTCTACGTCAACGTTTCACCACCTAACCTCAACACAAGCCGGCAGCGCTCCAGAAGCTATGATCAGAACCTGGACAGGAGCCctggcagcaggctgggctCCTTGGAGCGCATGGTGAGCTGCCCAGTCAAGCTGAGTGAAAGTCCAGCAATACCCATCCAGAGTTCCCCACCGAAGCGAGTGACATCTTTTGCTGAGCTGGCTAAAGGCCGGAAAAAGAATGGCAACTCCCCACCACTCCGGTCCAATGGTGATTCCTCCTTGGAGTTCTCCCCTATCCCTGAGACACAACGGGATTGCCCAACCTTCCTTGAAGAAAGAGCTCGCCGCAGCCAGAGTCTTCCACCCATGCCCTTCATCAATGGCCTGAACCAGAGCTGTGAGGGCTTCTGTTTGAATCATGCTTTTGGAGACAGCCAGGCTTTGTGTTCCACCAAAGACTTGGTCTCCAATGAGAAGGTCCCCAGTGGGCATGGGGCAGGTGAGCAAGcctctctctccctgctgaaggcagcagatgCCAGCTTCTCAGGTGGCTCTGCCAGTGGCCACGGACAAAGAGATGTTAGAGCCCGAGCAGACG GTGGTGGCACAGACAGCAAGCCTGTGGTGCGCTACAGCAAGGACCAGCGTCCCACCACTCTGCCCATCCAGCCCTTCGTTTTCCAGCACCATTTTAGCAAGCCGACCAAGGCCCGTGCCCTGCACAGCCATTTTGCCTCCAGCCTTTCCCAACTTTACAGCTTGTCCAGCCACCGGCCTGGCAGCCAGCAGATCTCTTCCAGTTCCCAGTCTTCAGCCACCTCAGCAGAGCTGTCGGGAGTGGCGGGGAGCCAAGCCCCCAGCACGCTGCTGACCCAGCGCTCGGTGGATGGAGCTGCCTCCCGCAGTGATGGCTGCAGTAAGAAGCCTGGTCCCGAGACAACCCGGCCATCTCCCCTGGGGAGTTACTCTCCTGTGAGATGCAACGTGCCTTTCTTCCAAAGCGGAGACTCCTCTGCCTCGCCCACTACCGAGAGAGCTGGAGAGAGCCAGCCCCCCAGGAGCAGGTCGTGCCCCATCTCTGCCAGCCTGCTTCCTGCCAGGTCTTCCCCTGCTCTCACTGCCGTGCAGCCCTCCCAGGCCACCAAAGCTGATGCCCTGAGGCAAAAGGAGAACCCCAAGCCAGTTCCCAAGAAGGAGGTGCCGCTggagccaaggccactgctgtCCGAGTACCAGCTGCACAGTGggtccctcctgcccctctcgATGGGCAATATGCCCCTGAGCAGAGTAGGAGGCCATGCAGATCCCCACTGGAGAAGTGGCAGTGAGACCAGCAGCTCTGGTCCCCTGAGCAGCATGGGAATACGGCCCCTCAATG GACAGTCTATGAGGCAACTCCAGCTTACCTACACTGACTTCTTCCCTGACTACTTCTCGCTAGCAGAGAAACCCCCTGCTGAGTTCTGCCTCTCCCCAGATGGCAACACAGAGTCTGTCTCCATTGACTTGCTGCAGAAGAAAG GTCTGGTGAAGGCAATCAACACTGCTGTTGACCTGATTGTGGCTCACTTTGGAACCAGCAGGGATCCAGGAGTGAAG GCTAAACTTGGGAACAGCTCTGTGAGCCCCAACGTGGGGCATCTCATCCTGAAATATCTATGCCCTGCTGTCCGGGATATCCTGAGTGATGGGCTCAAGGCTTATGTCCTAGACATGATCATTGGCCAGCGGAGGAACATCCCCTGGAGCGTGGTGGAGGCATCCACCCAGCTTG GCCCCTCTACCAAGTTGCTGCACAGCCTCTATAGCAAGATCAGCCAGTACACAGAACTCACCAACCACACCATGAGGTTCAACGCATTCATCTTTGGCCTCCTCAA tATCCGATCCTTGGAGTTCTGGTTCAACCACCTCTACAACCATGAAG ATATCATCCTGGCACACTACCAGCCGGTGGGCTTCTTGTGCCTCTCTCATAGTGTGTGCCAGCCTCTTTTTGAggagctcctgctcctgctccagccgctctccctgctgcccttcAACCTAGACCTCCTTTTTGAGTACCACCTGATGCAGATGGGCaaagagcaacagcagcaaaaggagcTGCTGCGTGTGAAGCAGgacctgctgctctctgcacaCTCCACCCTGCAGCTGATGCGGACGCGGGGCAGCAGTGAGGATCCTGATGGCTGCAGCACCACATCTGATGCCTGCAGGGGGGTTGCCAGAGATGGCACACCAGGGCTCAGCCCCCAGAAAGATGCCAGTGAGAGGGTCAAGGGTGTGGGGGCCTCCTGCGGTGATGGGGATagggaggaagagcagaggaaggtgcAAGAGAGTGcgtgggaagggaagaaggacaAGCAGGCTGGCTGGTGGTACCAGCTCATGCAGAGCTCTCAGATTTACATCGAGGGCTCAACTGAAGGTTCAAAGTTCACCCGCTgtgagaagaagaagaaggattCAAATGCCGTGTCCAAGTCAGTGGAGACCTGCAAGGCACCACCCCCTCGTGAAGGGGTGGTGGAGGGTGCAGAAGCTTGCCCCATTGAGGAGGGTACCTTGGAGGAGAGGCCCAAGGCTGCCAGCAAGCCAAGTCCTGAAGCTGTGGAAGAGTCTTTGGAAAAGCCCCAGCAGGTCCTGGTCAGTGAGGAGGTGAAGGAACGAAGCTGGCCCTTCTGGATGGGCAGCCCCCCAGACTCGGTGCTTACAGAGCTGAAGCGCAGCAAGGAGAAGGGGGCTCAGCAAAGAGtgggtgcagcagcagcagcagccccccaAGAGGAGAGCGGCACTAGAGCGTCAGAGGACAGCCAGCCCATCAAGTGGGGACACCTGTTTGGGTCCAGGAAGGTGCAAAAAGAGCCCAAGCAACCTAACAG GTTGCCTTCTGGCTGGCTGAGCTTGGACAAGTCTGTATTCCAGCTGGTGGCCCAGACAGTGGGGGCAAGCATGTGGAAAGAAACAGCTCCTGAGGTGGAACCTCCCCAGCCAGAGCCACCTGAAATGCCCTCCAAGGTGCGGGCAGCCCGGGGGCTGTCTCCACACCCTCCCTG TGAGGTGAAAGCTCTTTGCCATCACATTGCCACCGAGGCAGGACAGCTGAGTTTCAACAAAGGGGATATTCTGCAGGTCATCTCCAAAGTGGATGGTGACTGGCTTCAGTGCAGCCTCGGCTCCGAGAAGGGACTGGTGCCCATCATGTACGTCACCCACCCGGAGGATGAGGACTATTGA